CGTTTACTCTCTCAACGAAACCTCTTCGACTTATCTGTTGAAGGGCTCGCCGACTTATCTCGGCGGGATGATCCTGTTCGATTCTTCGCTCTGGAAAATTTGGGGCGATTTGGAAAAAAGCGTGCGCAGCGGAAAGCCGGCGCGAACGCCGGACATGTATCAAAGCGATCCAAATGAAACCGAACGGTTCATCGACGCCATGGACTCGCTCGTCCGGGCCCGCGGCGACGCGGAGATGCTCGCGGAGGCGCTCGATCTTAGCGAAGTCGGCGCGCTGCTCGACGTAGGCTCCGGTCCCGCCACCTATCCGATCTTTCTCTGCCGCAAACACTCTGACCTGCGAGTGACTGTCTTCGACCTCGGCGCCACACTGAAGGCTACCGAAAGGTTCGTGGACGCCTCCGGCGTAGGCGATCGCATCAGGCTCGTTCAAGGCGATTACCGGCGCGACCCGATCCCGGACAAGTATCAAGTGGCTTTTCTCTCCAACATCATTCACGGCGAGGGCGCCGAGGAGAATGAGAAGCTGATGGCAAAGCTCTACGCCTGCCTCGAGCGGGACGGCACCATCATCATCAAGGATCACATCCTGGACGATTCTCTGGCGCGCCCAAGCCACGGCGCACTGTTCTCTCTGCTCATGCTGCTCACAACCGAGCGAGGGAGGTGCTATTCTTTTAACGAAGTAAAAGGTTGGCTGGAGAAAGCCGGGTTTCAACGAGTCCGCGAGGTTCCCCTTCCTCCGCCGCTTACTTCTTCCCTCGTGATCGGAATGAAGCCTTAGATCGGAGAGCACGCCATTTGAGCGCTTCGGAAGAGACAGAACAAAACCGGCTCAAGTCGATCATCGACGCCTACCGCCCCATCTGTCTGTGCAACAAAATTCGCCAAGGCACCGTCGTCAAGGCCATTCAAGGCGGCGCCGATAGCTTCGACAAAGTCAGCCGGAGAACCGGTGTGGGAACCGGGCCATGCGGGGCGGCCAGATGCGGGCCGATGGTGCGCGGAATGCTGGGCGAAGAGGTCGCGGCCTGCCGCGACTGCGGCTGGTCGATCCTCAAATCGACCGCGCCGCCGGTTTGCCCGCGCTGCCACAGCGACCAATCTTGATGGTCAGCGGACGCTAAAAGTGGCAGGGTTAAAACCCAAATGGTATGGTACGGGCTGACAGAGGCGTAGATGGCAAGCGCGATTGAGGGCATCGATCACGTCGGCGTGGTCGCCTCGGACATGGACCGGGCAATTCACTTTTACACTTCGCTCCTCGGCTTTTCTTTGCTCGCCCGCTACAGACCGAAGACGACTTACCATCGGGAGATGGCCTATCTCCGATTTCCCGGAAGCTCCGGCGCCAAGCTCGAGCTTTACACGCTGGCTCAGCCGCCGGCCGGAGAGCCGAGCTATGATTACAAGCTGGGAATGAGAGAAATCGCGCTGCGTGTACAGGATGTCGCGCGCGAGGTCGAGCGCTTGAGAAGCGCGGGCATCGAGATTCTTGCCGAGCCCGTCCGCTCTGAGGCTCCCGGCGTGCCGGAAGATTCTCCCGTAAAGCGGCGTACCAGAGCCGCCATCAAAGCTCCCGATGGAGTCATCATCGGACTTTATAGTTGGGGATGAGAATTAAGATGTCTCGAAGCAGCGATGAAAGAATCCCGGTCACCGTGCTCACAGGATTTCTGGGAGCCGGAAAGACCACGCTGTTAAATCGCATCCTCACGACCGAGCACGGCCGGCGCGTCGCCGTCATCGTCAACGAGTTCGGCGAGGTCGGCATCGATCATCATCTCCTGATCTCATCCGACCAGGAGATCGTCCAGATGAACAACGGCTGCATCTGCTGCACGGTGCGCGGCGATCTCCTCCGCACCCTCTTCCGGCTCCTCGAACAAAAGTCGACATTCGACACGCTGATGATCGAAACGACGGGACTAGCTGACCCGGCGCCGGTAGTGCAGACTTTTTTCATCGACGAGCGCATCCGCAGTGAATTCCAGCTTAACGGCGTCGTCACCGTAGTGGACTCCAAGCACGTCTGGCAGCAAATCGATCACTCCCCTGAGGCGCGCGAGCAGATAGCCTTCGCCGATCTGGTGCTGCTGAACAAGATCGACTTGATTTCCCCGGAAGACTTGTCCGAACTGGAATACAAGATCAGGAATCTCAACGGCGCGGCGCGAATCTGCCAGACGAAAAACTCCGACGTCGATATCGCGACCGTCCTCGATCTCCGCAGTCTCGCGCTGGAAGCCAAAGCGCAAAACCATTCCGACGATCACCGCCACACCGAGGACATTTCCACGGTTTCCGCTGTGACGGCGGGCGATCTCGACGGCCTCAAGGTGAGCGAGTGGTTCCGCTCCGTCATCAACGAGCAGGGCGCGAATATTCTTCGCATGAAGGGCATCCTCAACCTCCGCGGCGACCCGGATCAGTTCGTCTTTCAAGGAGTTCACATGCTCTTCGATGGACGGCCCGGCAGGCGATGGGAAAAAGACGAGGAGAGAACCAACCGGCTGGTGTTTATCGGAAGGAATCTCGACGAAGAAAAGATCGTCGGCGGCTTCAAAGCCTGCTTGGCATCGGGGAACGGCCAGGCTTCAACGGGAGTCGATCCCTTCGGCCGCGACCCGCTGGACACATCGAACTTTACGATCGATCAGATACGATACTGGACCCGAGATAATCTTCAGTTCCCGCCCGACGCGCCGATCGTCGTCAAAGAAGTCCCCTGCGTCAAACCCGGCTGCCCGCCGATCGAAACCGCTATCATCGTCTTCCTCAAAGGCGAGCCTCCCCGATTTTTCAAGATTCAACGCACCATCAACGACGTCACCTTCGACGACGTATACAATTTGATCGAGAATCCCCTCCCCTGCTGCTGAGAGAACAAAACTTACATTAAGAAAAGCGGGGTCGGTCGGAGCTTCCCAGTTCTGGGATCAAGACTAAACCCGAGCGACTCTAGAGCAACAACGCCTAGAAGCGAGCCATCGCTCTTTTCGCCGAAGATGACCGGGGTTGGAGCCTGACGGCCATTGATGCGGATAAACGCGTTGCCTACGTCTCGTGTGATCGTCGATCCATCGGCCAGAGTAAAAGTCTCGGTCCCATAGGGCCGGATGCCTACAGACCTTAGAAGCTCCTTGGGCACGATACTGTACAAAGCACCCGTGTCAGCCAGGAGCTTTCTTCTTCTCTGACGTTTAAGGTCGGCGGGGTTGGCAATGGCTACGTTAACGTAGGTCAGGCCCATAACGATTTTTTATAGACAAGACCGGACAAAGTCAACTGGACTGAGGTGCGCCACGCACTCGTCGCGATCTTCCGCGATGTCACCTTCGACGA
This DNA window, taken from Candidatus Binatia bacterium, encodes the following:
- a CDS encoding methyltransferase → MNFSELAKLAGSYVEARAIQAALELGVFEALINSQEAGGIAAAIRCDARATKLLLNALISIGLLTREESVYSLNETSSTYLLKGSPTYLGGMILFDSSLWKIWGDLEKSVRSGKPARTPDMYQSDPNETERFIDAMDSLVRARGDAEMLAEALDLSEVGALLDVGSGPATYPIFLCRKHSDLRVTVFDLGATLKATERFVDASGVGDRIRLVQGDYRRDPIPDKYQVAFLSNIIHGEGAEENEKLMAKLYACLERDGTIIIKDHILDDSLARPSHGALFSLLMLLTTERGRCYSFNEVKGWLEKAGFQRVREVPLPPPLTSSLVIGMKP
- a CDS encoding (2Fe-2S)-binding protein; translation: MSASEETEQNRLKSIIDAYRPICLCNKIRQGTVVKAIQGGADSFDKVSRRTGVGTGPCGAARCGPMVRGMLGEEVAACRDCGWSILKSTAPPVCPRCHSDQS
- a CDS encoding VOC family protein, translating into MASAIEGIDHVGVVASDMDRAIHFYTSLLGFSLLARYRPKTTYHREMAYLRFPGSSGAKLELYTLAQPPAGEPSYDYKLGMREIALRVQDVAREVERLRSAGIEILAEPVRSEAPGVPEDSPVKRRTRAAIKAPDGVIIGLYSWG